Proteins from one Nicotiana tabacum cultivar K326 chromosome 23, ASM71507v2, whole genome shotgun sequence genomic window:
- the LOC107778538 gene encoding putative glucuronosyltransferase PGSIP8: MIRRLNLLFLWGFWILIIALTTVVGGVPATAESKGVHRNAYATMMYMGTPRDYEFYIATRVMLRSLSRLGVDADLVVIASLDVPLHWVQTLEQEDGAKVVRVENLNNPYKGQSNFNWRFKLTLNKLYAWSLTNYERVVMLDSDNLFLQKTDELFQCGQFCAVFINPCIFHTGLFVLQPSTMVFKDMLHQLKVGMDNPDGADQGFISGYFPDLLDQPMFHPSPNGTRLQGNYRLPLGYQMDASYYYLRLHWSVPCGPNSVITFPGAPWLKPWYWWSWPVLPLGIQWHEQRRQTLGYDAEMPLVLIQTVFYLGIMVMTRLARPNLSKLCYRREDTKSIFLIRTGLKLIAIWSILAAYIIPFFLIPRTVHPIIGWGLYLLGSFALSCIALNAFLLPMLPVLMPWLGIFGALLVMAYPWYSDGVVRALAVFAYAFCASPVAWTALVKIMSCLHVSLEREGFLPRLSESAAPAGFNKLY, translated from the exons ATGATACGAAggttgaatttactctttttatGGGGTTTTTGGATTTTGATAATAGCTTTAACGACGGTGGTCGGCGGAGTTCCGGCGACGGCGGAGAGTAAAGGGGTGCACAGAAATGCCTATGCTACCATGATGTATATGGGAACACCAAGAGATTATGAGTTCTACATTGCAACACGTGTCATGCTACGATCACTTTCTCGGCTTGGCGTTGACGCTGATCTCGTCGTCATTGCTTCACTCGATGTTCCTCTTCATTGGGTTCAAACTCT AGAGCAGGAAGATGGTGCAAAGGTGGTGAGAGTTGAAAATCTGAACAATCCATACAAAGGACAGTCCAATTTTAATTGGAGATTCAAGCTAACATTGAACAAACTTTACGCGTGGAGCCTAACAAATTATGAAAGGGTTGTGATGCTTGATTCTGATAACCTTTTCCTTCAGAAAACAGATGAACTGTTCCAATGTGGTCAGTTTTGTGCAGTCTTCATCAATCCTTGCATCTTCCACACTGGTCTCTTTGTATTGCAG CCGTCAACAATGGTATTTAAGGACATGCTTCATCAGCTGAAGGTTGGAATGGACAATCCAGATGGCGCGGATCAAGGTTTTATTAGCGGTTACTTCCCAGATTTACTTGATCAGCCAATGTTCCATCCTTCCCCTAATGGTACCAGACTCCAGGGAAATTATCGACTGCCTCTTGGTTATCAAATGGATGCCTCTTATTATT ATCTCAGACTACATTGGTCGGTACCATGTGGACCTAATAGTGTCATTACTTTCCCTGGTGCACCATGGTTAAAACCTTGGTATTGGTGGTCATGGCCTGTTCTTCCTTTGGGCATTCAGTGGCATGAACAGCGACGTCAAACTCTTGG GTATGATGCAGAGATGCCACTAGTGCTGATTCAAACTGTATTTTACCTTGGAATAATGGTAATGACGCGCTTAGCACGTCCTAATTTATCTAAGTTGTGCTATCGACGTGAAGACACCAAGAGCATCTTCTTAATACGAACAGGCCTGAAATTGATCGCGATATGGTCCATTCTTGCAGCCTACATAATTCCTTTCTTCTTGATACCTCGGACAGTTCATCCAATAATCGGTTGGGGTCTCTACTTACTAGGTTCTTTTGCACTATCATGTATAGCACTGAATGCATTCTTGTTGCCAATGCTACCTGTTCTTATGCCATGGCTAGGAATTTTTGGGGCACTTTTGGTCATGGCTTATCCTTGGTATTCTGATGGTGTTGTAAGAGCATTAGCTGTATTTGCATACGCCTTTTGCGCGTCTCCTGTGGCATGGACAGCATTAGTAAAAATAATGTCTTGTCTACATGTTTCACTTGAGAGGGAAGGATTCTTGCCTAGGTTGAGTGAATCTGCTGCACCTGCTGGTTTTAACAAACTGTATTGA